The Haemorhous mexicanus isolate bHaeMex1 chromosome 8, bHaeMex1.pri, whole genome shotgun sequence genome includes a window with the following:
- the MAIP1 gene encoding m-AAA protease-interacting protein 1, mitochondrial gives MALRCAAPGRVRWLARALAGSARLLPPAAVAPGPPGPARTRPLQLSSRFASSAGSGTEGPQRRVVVVRITSPIAWLRTRFYYLLIRLYFDHEFSIEEFTRGAKQAFSVVSKLLSQRKLDLLEELVSAEVLQVLKEKISLLPDSHRDALAADIDAIMYTTEGDVRIYYDDDGRKFVSILMCFWYLNGANLPDEVPGEAKVFQIVFGDENTKEKKHLLTANYEFQREFTEGAKPDWTITRIEHPRLLE, from the exons ATGGCGCTGCGCTGCGCGGCTCCGGGCCGTGTCCGCTGGCTGGCGCGGGCGCTGGCGGGCTCTGCCCGGCTCCTGCCGCCGGCTGCAGTCGCACCGGgcccgccgggccccgcccgAACCCGTCCGCTCCAGCTCAGCTCTCGGTTCGCTAGCAGCGCCGGATCTGGGACCGAGGGCCCTCAGCGGCGTGTTGTGGTAGTGAGGATCACCAGCCCCATCGCCTGGCTCCGCACCCGCTTCTACTACCTGCTCATCCGCCTCTACTTCGACCACGAATTTAGCATCGAGGAGTTCACGCGGGGAGCCAAGCAG GCCTTTTCTGTTGTTTCAAAGCTGCTGTCTCAGCGTAAACTTGACCTGCTGGAAGAACTTGTATCAGCAGAG GTACTTCAGGTGCTGAAGGAAAAGATTTCTTTGCTCCCTGACAGCCACAGGGATGCTTTAGCAGCTGACATTGATGCAATCATGTACACAACAGAAGGAGATGTTCGCATTTACTATGATGATGATG GAAGAAAGTTTGTTAGCATCCTGATGTGCTTCTGGTATCTGAATGGTGCTAATCTACCTGATGAAGTACCAGGTGAAGCCAAAGTCTTCCAGATTGTGTTTGGAgatgaaaacacaaaagaaaagaaacatcttTTAACAGCTAACTATGA GTTCCAAAGGGAGTTTACAGAAGGAGCAAAACCAGACTGGACTATTACACGGATTGAACATCCAAGGCTATTAGAATAA